In one window of Streptomyces sp. FXJ1.172 DNA:
- a CDS encoding DUF6262 family protein: protein MNTATVPEPRTAAAQAARRRKTEIALERVHQVIARLRREKAQVSVAAVARRADVSRTFLYDNAEARAMVAAAIAEAGEGRTQMLADQDDAREAAWRERALNAEEALKTAHTEILTQRTRISELLGQIRDLQTEWTQEAVQRIITENTTLKQRVRQFTTDNRTLDERLKAARSNLRFQDRRVSDLEAQIAAPGSRA, encoded by the coding sequence ATGAACACCGCCACCGTTCCCGAGCCCCGCACCGCGGCGGCCCAGGCCGCCCGCCGCCGCAAGACCGAGATCGCCCTGGAGCGAGTCCACCAGGTCATCGCCCGGCTCCGGCGCGAGAAAGCCCAGGTCAGCGTCGCCGCTGTCGCCCGCCGAGCGGACGTCTCGCGCACCTTCCTCTACGACAACGCCGAGGCCAGGGCCATGGTCGCCGCAGCGATTGCCGAGGCTGGCGAAGGCCGGACCCAGATGCTCGCCGACCAGGACGACGCCCGCGAGGCGGCCTGGCGTGAGCGGGCCCTCAACGCCGAGGAAGCCCTCAAGACCGCCCACACCGAGATCCTCACCCAGCGCACCCGCATCAGCGAACTCCTCGGGCAGATACGCGACTTGCAGACCGAATGGACCCAGGAAGCCGTCCAGCGGATCATCACCGAGAACACCACCCTCAAGCAGCGCGTCCGCCAGTTCACCACCGACAACCGCACCCTCGACGAACGACTCAAGGCCGCCCGCTCCAACCTGCGCTTCCAGGACCGCCGCGTCTCCGACCTAGAAGCCCAGATCGCAGCTCCCGGGTCACGAGCATGA
- a CDS encoding lysylphosphatidylglycerol synthase transmembrane domain-containing protein, with protein MVTLRRPYVRRLLGLASAAAGIALLVLAVPRAAGTQWSAVRASLGQVGAFHLANLAALAGVYLWAYTYVLSASLPGLTRSRALVLNCTGSAVSNVLPAGGAAGVAVTYSMTRRWGHPPRAVAASILVTGVCNVLARLVVSTAGVLVLAGLSLPGTGWAADAGTALLAACLSSGGLWLLRQPLRRAVRHCAPARLFQGPAASTAVRMRRLARRCRHDCHAVWLRSWPRLVGGMAGTLAAQGLLFLACLRVTGAGTGLGPAAAVFAASRLLTQIGITPGGIGVTESAAAFALVALGGAPAAVASSMLLYAAFTHLLEILLGCLTGAYFLLREGRRARRPAAATTTRDPSQPPAHL; from the coding sequence GTGGTGACGCTCCGTCGGCCCTACGTGCGGCGGCTGCTGGGCCTCGCCTCGGCGGCTGCGGGGATCGCCCTGCTGGTGCTCGCCGTGCCGCGGGCCGCGGGCACGCAGTGGTCGGCGGTCAGAGCCAGCCTCGGACAGGTCGGCGCCTTCCACCTCGCGAATCTCGCCGCCCTGGCAGGCGTGTACCTGTGGGCCTACACGTACGTCCTCAGCGCCTCGCTGCCGGGCCTGACCCGCTCCCGGGCGCTGGTACTGAACTGCACAGGGAGCGCCGTCAGCAACGTCCTGCCCGCAGGAGGTGCGGCCGGAGTGGCCGTCACCTACTCCATGACGCGTCGCTGGGGGCACCCGCCGCGGGCGGTGGCCGCGTCCATCCTTGTGACCGGGGTCTGCAACGTCCTGGCCCGGCTGGTGGTCTCCACCGCCGGGGTGCTGGTGCTGGCCGGGCTGTCCCTACCGGGCACCGGCTGGGCCGCTGACGCCGGCACCGCGCTGCTGGCGGCGTGCCTGAGCAGCGGCGGCCTCTGGCTGCTCCGGCAGCCGCTGCGACGGGCCGTCAGACACTGTGCTCCCGCACGACTGTTCCAGGGCCCCGCGGCCAGCACGGCGGTGCGGATGCGCAGGCTCGCACGGCGGTGCCGCCACGACTGCCATGCCGTGTGGCTGCGATCGTGGCCGCGCCTGGTGGGCGGGATGGCGGGGACGCTGGCCGCGCAAGGTCTTCTCTTCCTGGCCTGCCTGCGGGTGACGGGCGCCGGTACCGGATTGGGGCCGGCAGCGGCGGTCTTCGCCGCCAGCAGGCTGCTCACCCAGATCGGCATCACGCCCGGCGGCATCGGGGTCACAGAGAGCGCCGCCGCGTTCGCCCTTGTCGCCCTCGGCGGGGCGCCCGCCGCCGTGGCCTCGAGCATGCTGCTGTACGCCGCCTTCACCCACCTGCTGGAGATCCTTCTGGGATGTCTCACCGGAGCGTACTTCCTGCTGCGCGAAGGGCGGCGCGCCCGCCGCCCCGCAGCAGCCACCACCACGCGAGACCCGTCACAGCCGCCAGCCCACCTGTGA
- a CDS encoding glycosyltransferase family 4 protein encodes MILHISDCFAPRTGGIESQVIALAEAQHRSGQEVAVATATPAAGQGQGPWPYPVHRITARLPYQLPVHPRAGRELDRLLTGLAPRAVHVHVGAVSLFAWSALACVRRLRIPAVVTVHSTWGPAVRTLYRCLARTPGGPFAPVVVTAVSRSAARLIGQALPHLTPLVVPNGIDPDLWRGPARNGRDDERVHVVSVGRLVPRKQPMELLAALRSAQPRLATRNVALRATVAGDGQRMAAMHRFVHRHDMAGWVRLTGRIDPSEVRRLLADADLFVNASNHEAFGIAALEARTSGVPVLGRAHTGVADFVRHNREGVLCRASTSALCDELVWLARTPGARRRMADHNRKTPPTPCTWPVVTAAFAHCYDAVAP; translated from the coding sequence ATGATTCTGCACATCTCGGACTGCTTCGCGCCGCGCACCGGGGGCATTGAGAGCCAGGTCATCGCCTTGGCGGAAGCGCAGCACCGGTCCGGGCAGGAGGTTGCAGTGGCGACCGCCACTCCTGCCGCCGGCCAGGGGCAGGGACCGTGGCCGTACCCCGTGCACAGGATCACCGCACGCCTCCCCTACCAGTTGCCCGTCCACCCGAGGGCCGGGCGGGAGCTGGACCGGCTGCTGACCGGTCTTGCGCCGCGGGCCGTCCACGTGCACGTGGGTGCGGTGTCGCTGTTTGCCTGGTCGGCGCTGGCGTGCGTGCGACGCTTGCGGATCCCGGCGGTGGTGACGGTGCACAGCACCTGGGGTCCCGCGGTGCGCACCCTCTACCGCTGCCTGGCGCGGACTCCGGGCGGGCCATTCGCCCCGGTCGTCGTGACGGCTGTCAGCCGTTCGGCCGCCAGGCTGATCGGCCAGGCACTGCCGCACCTGACGCCGCTGGTGGTCCCCAATGGCATCGACCCCGACCTGTGGCGCGGCCCGGCACGAAACGGCCGTGACGACGAGCGCGTCCATGTCGTCTCGGTCGGTCGGCTCGTCCCTCGCAAACAGCCGATGGAACTGCTGGCGGCTTTGCGGTCGGCGCAGCCGCGGCTGGCGACCCGCAACGTGGCGCTGCGTGCGACGGTCGCCGGAGACGGGCAGCGCATGGCGGCCATGCACCGCTTTGTGCACCGACACGACATGGCCGGCTGGGTTCGTCTCACCGGCCGGATCGACCCGAGCGAGGTGCGGCGGCTGCTGGCCGACGCCGACCTGTTCGTCAACGCCTCGAACCACGAGGCGTTCGGCATCGCCGCGCTGGAGGCCCGTACCAGCGGGGTGCCAGTCCTGGGACGCGCCCACACGGGCGTCGCCGACTTCGTCCGGCACAACCGCGAGGGGGTACTGTGCCGCGCCTCGACGTCCGCACTCTGCGACGAGCTGGTCTGGCTGGCCCGCACCCCCGGCGCCCGGCGCCGCATGGCGGACCACAACCGCAAGACCCCGCCGACACCCTGCACCTGGCCCGTAGTCACCGCAGCGTTCGCCCACTGCTACGACGCGGTCGCCCCCTGA
- a CDS encoding ANTAR domain-containing protein, protein MTHDAEDALTDDAGPDARTEVVQLRRAMETRPVIDLARGVLMASFNLTPEEAWTVLVMVSQHTNTKLHRLAQDIVDAVKGPALTAHIQHQLTAAVTQLAITPGTTPA, encoded by the coding sequence ATGACGCATGACGCCGAAGACGCCTTGACCGACGATGCCGGACCGGACGCTCGCACCGAGGTCGTCCAACTGCGCCGGGCCATGGAGACGCGGCCGGTCATCGACCTCGCCCGCGGAGTGCTGATGGCCTCCTTCAACCTGACCCCCGAGGAAGCCTGGACCGTCCTGGTCATGGTCTCCCAGCACACGAACACCAAGCTGCACCGCCTCGCCCAGGACATCGTCGACGCGGTCAAGGGCCCGGCGCTGACCGCGCACATTCAACATCAGCTGACCGCAGCGGTCACTCAACTCGCCATCACACCTGGCACAACTCCCGCATAG
- a CDS encoding TetR/AcrR family transcriptional regulator, translated as MLTAARAAFAVEGPSVSLDDIARRAGVGAGTVHRHFPTKDELFKAVIADRLHELTTAARELAYATEPGEAFFAFFHQLSAAARHNLALSAALASPVNTDNAVLDAGATLNDAVADLLARAQATGAVRSDIDAADLHAIIAGALAMEERLTPGSQGRGLAVIVDGLRG; from the coding sequence GTGCTGACCGCCGCGAGGGCCGCCTTCGCTGTCGAGGGCCCATCGGTCAGCCTCGATGACATCGCTCGCCGGGCCGGGGTGGGCGCCGGAACCGTGCACCGCCACTTCCCTACCAAGGACGAGTTGTTCAAAGCGGTCATCGCCGACCGACTGCACGAACTCACCACGGCCGCACGAGAACTCGCCTATGCCACCGAACCCGGCGAGGCGTTCTTTGCGTTCTTCCACCAGCTGTCTGCCGCCGCGCGCCACAACCTCGCGCTCTCCGCAGCCCTCGCCAGCCCGGTCAACACGGACAACGCGGTGCTGGACGCCGGTGCGACCCTGAACGACGCTGTCGCTGACCTGCTCGCCCGCGCACAGGCAACCGGCGCCGTCCGAAGCGACATCGACGCCGCCGATCTCCACGCGATCATCGCCGGCGCCCTTGCCATGGAAGAACGCCTTACGCCGGGCTCTCAAGGGCGCGGCCTGGCCGTCATCGTTGACGGATTGCGCGGATAA
- a CDS encoding helix-turn-helix transcriptional regulator has product MGGVPESHTGWTFLTNHARVLAAIADDPHTRIRDLAAHCRLTERAVQKIIADLEEAGCLSRIRHGRSNTYRIASDVPLRHPVEAEAGVTVATLLSMLASHDAQRSSHLESPQTAVSATGGPTYEGER; this is encoded by the coding sequence ATGGGTGGAGTGCCGGAGTCGCACACAGGCTGGACCTTCTTGACCAATCACGCACGCGTGCTGGCGGCGATCGCCGACGATCCCCACACGCGCATCCGCGACCTCGCCGCGCATTGCCGGCTCACCGAGCGCGCCGTACAGAAGATCATCGCGGACCTGGAGGAAGCGGGCTGTCTGTCGCGCATCCGGCACGGGCGCTCCAACACCTACCGCATCGCATCCGATGTCCCGTTGCGGCACCCGGTCGAAGCCGAAGCCGGAGTGACGGTGGCCACCCTGCTGTCCATGCTCGCCAGCCACGACGCACAACGGAGCAGCCACCTGGAGTCGCCGCAGACCGCGGTCTCAGCCACCGGAGGGCCCACGTACGAGGGCGAGAGGTGA
- a CDS encoding NAD(P)H-binding protein, with amino-acid sequence MIVVTGANGAFGGLVVEQLLARIPASDLAVSVRDTVGAARIACRGVDVRHGDFDRPETLPKAFAGADTVLINGTNYGAAPQVRARQQAAALQAAQAVGATRIVITSWQDLDNCPLETVSDFPETESLVAASGASWTVLRLTYGMSASLARDVQSALTVGTLAAPAGGARATPAAVGDLADATANVLSGIGHDGKTYELTGPDAITWDDLATLATTLAGKEIGYRPVPDEEFRDQVLATGFSAPVIDMLVAYYQAFRAGWASTPSPDLGHLLRRQPTASLDAVRQAVAL; translated from the coding sequence GTGATCGTCGTGACGGGAGCGAACGGGGCCTTCGGCGGCCTCGTCGTCGAGCAGTTACTGGCTCGCATACCTGCCAGCGACCTGGCAGTCAGCGTGCGCGACACGGTTGGCGCCGCCCGGATAGCCTGTCGGGGTGTCGACGTCCGGCACGGCGACTTCGACCGCCCTGAGACTCTCCCGAAGGCCTTCGCCGGGGCCGACACCGTCTTGATCAATGGCACGAACTACGGTGCCGCGCCGCAGGTGCGTGCCCGTCAGCAGGCGGCCGCCCTTCAGGCCGCACAAGCCGTCGGCGCCACTCGGATCGTCATCACCAGCTGGCAGGACCTGGACAACTGCCCGCTGGAGACCGTCAGTGACTTTCCCGAAACCGAAAGCCTGGTTGCCGCATCCGGTGCCTCGTGGACGGTCCTGCGCCTGACCTACGGGATGTCGGCATCCCTGGCCCGCGACGTGCAATCGGCCCTGACGGTCGGCACGCTCGCCGCCCCGGCCGGGGGCGCCCGTGCAACCCCCGCCGCCGTCGGCGACCTTGCCGACGCAACCGCCAACGTTCTGTCAGGGATAGGCCATGACGGTAAGACCTACGAGCTGACGGGTCCCGACGCGATCACCTGGGACGATCTGGCAACCCTGGCGACCACGCTGGCAGGCAAGGAGATCGGCTACCGCCCAGTGCCGGATGAGGAGTTCCGCGACCAGGTCCTAGCCACCGGTTTCTCGGCACCGGTCATTGACATGCTTGTCGCCTACTACCAGGCATTCCGGGCCGGATGGGCCAGCACCCCCAGTCCCGACCTGGGCCACCTGCTGCGCAGGCAGCCGACCGCATCCCTCGACGCTGTCCGGCAGGCCGTCGCACTCTGA
- a CDS encoding STAS domain-containing protein has product MDLDGSAWLGPVLQDALALSLTGVDLDLGGVQFCDCSGLNMLLRLRQHALHDGKTVTVRQSSPAVTRLLTLTGTLPLFLSDFPCHRHDA; this is encoded by the coding sequence GTGGACCTTGACGGCAGCGCATGGCTTGGCCCTGTCCTGCAGGACGCCCTTGCCCTGTCACTGACCGGCGTGGACCTTGACCTGGGTGGCGTGCAGTTCTGCGACTGCTCCGGCCTCAACATGTTGCTGCGCCTGCGGCAACATGCACTGCACGACGGCAAGACCGTCACCGTCCGGCAGTCCAGTCCGGCTGTGACGAGACTGCTGACGCTCACCGGCACACTGCCCCTGTTCCTCTCCGACTTCCCCTGCCATCGCCATGACGCATGA
- the mptB gene encoding polyprenol phosphomannose-dependent alpha 1,6 mannosyltransferase MptB → MTIKAPGWLLLGTAGSVLVAAGSWGAGALPLGVPGGVWGQPGQVEMLLGFGLFYAGLVLLVAGWWWLGRLLRDGAGVSRGQQRSALLCWSLPLLPCPLLFSSDAYSYVAEGALSARGWDVYRLGPGALGGALSANVPRMWQDTPAPYGPVFLAAARAVVAVTGEGHVVAATMGMRLLAMAGLALAVMAVLRLAADIGGTGARAAAGALWATALSPLVLLHMVGGAHNDALMLGAMMAGLVAFRRGRWVAGTVLLTTAALIKAPAGVALLCAAVVAVAGRAGWARRAWLATGILVVAAGAGLLEVLLCRQGFGWVRTLGAPVSVRTMLSPSTDVGALLEWLASVVGWRAGTGTLMAAARTAGLLAGSAAVVYWARRAPRTGAEYAVGMALLTVVVCAPAVQVWYLLWGLVPLAAVSWRTLAHPVAKAATMATFLVVMPIGVGPTWPSALAAVTGGLAAVTGLAWWWLLRGGGRAALRAAGSTLR, encoded by the coding sequence GTGACGATCAAGGCTCCGGGCTGGCTGCTGCTCGGCACCGCGGGCTCCGTGCTGGTCGCGGCCGGCAGCTGGGGAGCCGGTGCGCTGCCGCTGGGCGTTCCTGGCGGGGTGTGGGGGCAACCCGGCCAGGTGGAGATGCTGCTGGGCTTCGGCCTCTTCTACGCGGGTCTGGTGCTGCTGGTGGCCGGGTGGTGGTGGCTGGGGCGCCTCCTGCGCGACGGGGCCGGGGTGAGCCGCGGACAGCAGCGAAGCGCCCTTCTGTGCTGGTCACTGCCGCTGCTTCCGTGCCCGCTGCTCTTCAGCAGCGACGCCTACAGCTATGTCGCCGAGGGTGCGTTGTCGGCGCGCGGGTGGGACGTGTACCGGCTGGGCCCGGGTGCGCTGGGCGGGGCGCTGTCGGCCAATGTGCCCAGGATGTGGCAGGACACCCCGGCTCCGTACGGGCCGGTGTTCCTCGCCGCCGCGCGCGCCGTGGTGGCCGTGACGGGCGAGGGCCATGTGGTGGCTGCGACGATGGGTATGCGGTTGCTGGCGATGGCGGGACTGGCATTGGCGGTCATGGCGGTGCTGCGGCTGGCGGCCGACATTGGCGGGACGGGGGCCCGCGCAGCTGCGGGGGCGCTGTGGGCCACCGCGCTGAGCCCGCTGGTGCTGCTGCACATGGTGGGCGGTGCGCACAACGACGCGCTGATGCTCGGCGCGATGATGGCGGGCCTCGTGGCGTTCCGCCGGGGCCGGTGGGTTGCGGGGACCGTCCTGCTGACGACGGCGGCGCTGATCAAGGCGCCGGCTGGGGTGGCGCTGTTGTGTGCCGCAGTGGTGGCGGTGGCGGGCCGGGCCGGCTGGGCGCGCCGGGCCTGGCTGGCGACGGGGATCCTCGTGGTGGCCGCCGGTGCAGGTCTGCTGGAAGTGCTCCTGTGCAGACAAGGCTTCGGGTGGGTGCGCACGCTCGGTGCCCCCGTCTCCGTGCGGACGATGCTCTCGCCGAGCACGGATGTGGGTGCGCTGCTGGAGTGGCTGGCCTCGGTGGTCGGCTGGCGGGCCGGGACGGGGACGCTGATGGCCGCGGCACGGACGGCCGGTCTGCTGGCCGGTTCGGCGGCGGTGGTCTACTGGGCGCGGCGGGCGCCTCGGACGGGAGCGGAGTACGCCGTGGGCATGGCGCTGCTGACGGTCGTGGTGTGCGCGCCGGCGGTACAGGTGTGGTACTTGCTGTGGGGCCTGGTGCCGCTGGCTGCGGTGTCGTGGCGAACGCTGGCACACCCGGTCGCGAAGGCCGCGACCATGGCGACGTTCCTCGTCGTGATGCCGATCGGAGTGGGCCCCACCTGGCCCTCCGCGCTCGCCGCCGTCACAGGTGGGCTGGCGGCTGTGACGGGTCTCGCGTGGTGGTGGCTGCTGCGGGGCGGCGGGCGCGCCGCCCTTCGCGCAGCAGGAAGTACGCTCCGGTGA
- a CDS encoding PIG-L deacetylase family protein: MTHTCVFFHAHPDDEALLTAGTMARLAAEGHRVVLVLATAGEGGLAAPEHLVRGLGGLRRAEARTSARLLGCARVAFLGYGDSGHASPPPEGAFAAADADEAAGRLADLLGGEHAAVLTVYDPAGGYGHPDHVQVHRVGYRAARLAGTPVVLEATVDRDLLLRGLRWASWFHRLPPGFDRDAFRRAYAPRAQITHRVRVGHHWAAKRASMAAHVSQTGGGDSVRTLAALRRLPAPVFRQVLGTEWYIQRGLPSGTRLDHPLAGFSGGGNRAW; encoded by the coding sequence ATGACTCATACGTGTGTGTTCTTCCACGCCCATCCGGACGACGAGGCGCTGCTGACCGCCGGGACGATGGCGAGGCTGGCCGCCGAGGGCCACCGGGTGGTTCTCGTGCTGGCGACCGCCGGGGAGGGGGGCCTCGCGGCGCCCGAGCACCTCGTCCGGGGATTGGGCGGCCTGCGCCGCGCTGAGGCCCGTACGTCGGCACGCCTCCTGGGCTGCGCACGGGTCGCCTTCCTCGGCTACGGCGACTCCGGGCACGCTTCCCCGCCCCCCGAGGGGGCGTTCGCCGCGGCGGACGCCGACGAGGCGGCAGGACGCCTCGCGGACCTGCTGGGCGGGGAGCACGCCGCAGTCCTGACGGTCTACGACCCGGCCGGCGGATACGGCCATCCTGATCATGTGCAGGTCCACCGCGTCGGTTACCGGGCGGCCCGCCTCGCCGGAACCCCCGTGGTGCTGGAGGCGACCGTCGACCGCGACCTGCTGCTGCGCGGACTTCGCTGGGCCTCCTGGTTCCACCGCCTCCCGCCCGGCTTCGACCGCGACGCCTTCCGCCGCGCCTACGCGCCTCGTGCCCAGATCACGCACCGGGTGCGGGTCGGGCACCATTGGGCCGCCAAACGCGCCAGCATGGCCGCACACGTGAGCCAGACGGGCGGCGGCGACTCCGTGCGAACCCTGGCCGCGCTGCGCCGTCTGCCCGCTCCGGTGTTCCGCCAGGTGCTGGGCACGGAGTGGTACATCCAGCGGGGCCTTCCGTCGGGCACCCGCCTGGACCACCCCCTGGCGGGGTTCAGCGGCGGTGGGAACCGGGCGTGGTGA